The segment GTATATTATATGCTTTTGCTCCCCCATCCATTTTCTCCCTGTTCTTCCTTTCACTCCCCACTCCTTTCCCTCCCCTCTCTGACAATCTTTGATCTTCCCGTAAACCCATCCTCTCTTTAGTGTCTCCCCTCTTATCCTCTCTCCTAAGCACCCCCACCCTCGCCCCCCTATCCATCTTCCCGCCGCCTGTCTCCTCCCGCTGTTCTACTGACCTGGGAGAAGTGTTTCTCTCtcatcttcacctcctcctccaccagcctCTGCCTATGGGCCGTCTCATCCCGAAGCCTCTTCTCGGCCTCCTCTCGCCTCCTCCGCTCCTCCTCCAACATCTGCCGCCGAGCCTGCACCTCCCTCTCCTGGGAGCAtcaggagaggagacagaggaacaacagatggaggaaaaaagaaggaaaaataacaGGGGGGAAAGGGAGATGGGGACAATATGTAAATTTTAGGCAAATATTGCAATACAAAGTGAACGAGTGTCAGAAGAGACACATGAGAATAAAGTCCCCATGCAGGGTTTTGTAAAATATATCCCTCAAGTCTGTATGGAGAAGTTAGCTTTGCTGATGTAAAATGATCCCTTGCAGCTTTCAGATACTTACATGCAGGCCTGCTTTGTTTCAGCATGTAGAAATAATACAAAGGTAAACAAACCACGCCCTGAACTGAGCAATCACTCAGAggaaaatgtgtgcatgttttaaaCAGAAGCAGCACCAGACTTTGATTTAAGTTAGTGTTCGTCAACTTTCaggggatgttgtgtgtttgttgataCAATCTTATGTTCCTATTGTACGAGGCTAAAAAATTATAATGGTGTTGAAAATTTGGGTTATTGTTTTATCTCATGTGTAAATATTTCTTCtagataaaaaaaagatgattatcATCCATATGTCCCAAGTCCAACTATAACAATCGCACTGATAAATTCAAGTTCCTGAATACAGGCATAACATTTATTTCTTCCTACTAGTTAAACATTTGCTTCAATAAACAAATTTTGTGTTGAtatttgacatttgttttagATATTCAGTTTTTAGCTTTTTACGCTCTTCAGATTCCTTGTTTATTACAGAAgctatcttatcttatcttatcttatcttatcttatcttatcttatcttatcttatcttatcttatcttatcttatcttatctgcTTCGTTGAGCAACAGTTTAAAAACCAAAGACAGGTTAATTTTGATGAAGGAAtgcaacacatttaaaaagattaaTTTCAAATGTTTGCTTGAAAACTAAGTAAAACAATTATTTGATTAACAAAAGAGCTGCTAAGTAGGTTTCAGTTGACAGATGTTGATTTATTGTCACCGTCTGATGAATGAATGGGATGACTGGTGATGACTGATTTCCAGTATCCATATAAACTGGGACACTCACTCTGTTCTCAATCAGCCTGGCTTTCTCCTGCTGCGCCTCCTTCAGCatcttctccatctcctctaTCCTCTGGGCCTCCAACCCACTGGCACTATaacacacagaggaaacaaaGGAGTGTGTGATGCCATGGCTGAACACggagtaaaaaagaaaaaaaaagtaaaaaccgACATGACTGGAAAccaaacagtaaaaacatgtgGATAAAAAGACAAGGGTTTCTTCACGAGTCTATTGACCCTTCTCAGGGGAGACAGGGCAGATTTGAGTGTTCCCATGGAAACAGAGCCAGTCTCTCACCTTTCTGGGGTACAGGCAGAGTTGCCAGTTGAGACGCTGGTCTCTATGCTGTCTGAACTCTCCAGGCTCAGGGTGTCGTACGCTTGGTGCCCACTTGGTGGCGACTGATGATGGAGGATGGAGTGATGGACTGTGGGAGAATGATCTGTAGAGGAAGACGCAGCTGAGGCAGCGGTCATAGACTTATAGTGCCCTCTATTGATGATGTCAGGTCATTGGTGGCAGTTGAAGCAAATTATGAGTAGAGCACCTTTGTTCTGAGCCAGTTGACTCCTGGGGTCCATGTCTAACGGGTTTGACATCTCTCTCAGCAGTAACTGTAACCCCTGAAAAATACAAAGAGTATCGCATACTATCCATCCAGAAGATGTTTCATTTCAACCTGACTATAAACTGATGCACTCACCTTAGTGGTTGTATTTTTGTCATGAGTAACACTGCAAGAGTCTGGAAAGGCTGCAGCGCAGCACGATGATGCCTGTCCGACCTCACCATCTGATTTGGACTTCAATAGctgagagaggaaggagaggccgGCTCATTATTTAAACACACTGGGAATAAAGTGGATTGATTTCATGGAATATGTTATTAATCtgatttttctgtgattttgAATTGTGCATACTCTAaagagtatttttttatttgtattagcACACAAAATTTGTTGTGTTAgcacaaaataaagaatgatATGACTTTATTTGTACccagggaaaaataaaataatggctACTTAAGCTTTGGTACAGATGTGAGTATTTTTTTAACCTCTCAGCTCTCAGGCGTGAGTGTAAATCCTTAAAGTTAACTGGATTATGATGTGTATCTTTTATGTTAGTTGATGACTTTTAGCATTCTTCCTCTCGGGCCTTCTAGATGTGAAAGGGAATCGATTAGTCTTCTTCATAATCCGCAAATCTCAGTACTGCCACTACAACCGGTCTCATTACGAAACCTGTGAAGCAACAAAGATTCACAgattttgtggttgtttttaccCATTAGAGTCCGTCTTGGTTCAAAGTTCCAAGTACGCTCCTCAAAGAGGTTCtaccattaataaatatatctatactatccataattaatcaatccttaaaaataggttatgGACCGAAATCTTTCAAAGGGGCTAtgatcaagcccctccttaagaaaccaaacctagatgctggcatcctctcaaattacaggcCAATCTCTAACCTGCCATACTTATCTAAGATTCTAGAGAAcgtagtggccaaacagctaaatgactacctgttagagaacaATCTGTTGGAGgatttcagtcaggttttagaacaaactacagtacggagattgcactgctaaaagtcacaaatgactTTTCAACAgcgtcagataaaggtcttctgAAAGTACTACTCTtattagacctgagtgcagcattcgatactgttgaccataattcttttaaggagattggaagaggaagtttgcattaaaaactcagcactagattggtttaggtcatatctatccgaCCGATTTCAGTCTgtctatgtcaataataaatcctcAGATCGAGGGACTCTACCCGGTGGAGTACCCCAAAGATCCGTTCTGGaaccaattctgtttaatctctaTATGTTatcattgggaaatattataagtaaatataacattaattttctttgttatgctgatgatactcaattatatttatcaattaaaacaaatgaatctgatcagctaattaaattggaatcctgcctcagggatattaaatcctggatgcttcacaacttcttactgttgaacagtaacaaaactgaagtcattattattgggccgaagcatcttagagatgatctctctaacatggcaattcacttagataggattgctctatcctccaccaatgaagtcaggaacctgggagtgatttttgatcaagatctgtcctttgattctcatatgaagtctgtatcccggacagccttctttcacttgagAAATATTACTAAAGCTAGAATTTTCTTATCCTTTAAGGACgcagaaaaaatcattcatgccatTGTtgcttctagattggattactgcaatttcttattatcgggctgttctagctcctttattaggactctacagttagttcagaatgcaacTGCCtgcttactgactcgaactgggaggagagaacacatctctcctgtcctagcgtcacttcattggctccagattaattatagaataccattcaaactccttatgattacatataaagctttccactgtaaggctccatcttacattgaagatcttattgaagtgaatcacccccccagggcccttcgatcagAGGCTGCAGGATTTATGGTGACCCGTcaggtttttaagagtagaacaggaggcagaagctttagctatctggccccttaactctggaacgatctcccaacCTCGGTCCTAggggcagacactctcagcttatttaGGAGTAGAATAAAAACCCTCctttttgatagagcctacaattagaaataacactcaccccactagatatgctgctataggcttagactgctgagggtatttttctgcgtctctcccgttaaagggagatactctgaagcttctgtcacttctccttcactttctttatctttctatgctcttagaatttattactactcttggaatttattactactactgtcaaatcacactctctgtctgcacgatacttccactgtctttgtgcctctgtttcacaggtggagaacgcagatggaagacaggatacccaaaggcctggaaatccagccccaattcagcaacagcGCACTATGGGCTTGAAAGTCAAACTGGCTtttctgccactctctcactctctctccgtctcatttacttgacctatctctttccctaATGCATTTCTATtttccaaccaacaggtcaaggtggatgaccaccctccagagcctgggtcctgcccggagtttcttcctcaatgagggagtttttccccgccaccgttgcttatgcttgctctggagggcattgttggctttctatctgtagagcactttgaaatgtcttcagatatgattcagcgctatataaataaaagttgattgattgattgattgattggtcaAAAGAATATGACTTGCTAAATTCAGGAATTGAGATGATGTGTCATGAACACATCTGGACCGCACTGAAAACTATCACAGAGTAAACAGCAGTGAAGCAGAATGGGATTTACCTTTCCCTGACGGCGAGTGGAAAAAGACTTTGCAGGCAGTGGTGGAGGACATGGCTGAGGTTCTCCAGCAGCCATGATGTCCTGGTACCAGCGCTCAAGGTTAATAGGAGGCATTGCATTCCTGTGCAGGTCAGGCTGGCTCTGAGGCGATGAGCAGCATCCAGCCAAAGAATAGGAGACCAGTGCAGCACCAGCATCAGTGACAGAAGCATCAAGCAAATATGAGAAAGATGAACATCCCTATGGCGACATCAAGCTGAGAGAGCTGCGTTTGAAATTGCAAATGTTCAGTGAAATTTTGCTGTTTGTTAGTCACATGGGACCTCGCCACCACTTAGGGAGCATCAACAAACCTGTGCAGAGAAAAAGGAGGACGGACCACAAGCAGTGGAGTGGGATGAAAAGGTGGATTCAGAGGAAGCGAGTTGGAATGATggaacagaggaggaagaggaagaatcgAGTCTCTGTATCCCAAAGATCTGGCTTAACTGACTGACCGTAATGTACTCCTTCcctcagacaaacagacataaaacacacagtcacaggagaggaagagagaagataTTGATCAATAATACTGAAGCTATCAGAGAAAAATGAACAGGAAGTGTGGCAGAGAGCCAGCAGGGTGTCTACCTCACACGGAGCTACAGCAAGGGAGAGGCAGTGGAGGGCAGCAGGGGAAGAAACATGAGGTTGCATTGAAGCATTTCCATACATCTTATAGACATCAGAGAGCCTGAGGTACTCCTGCAGCCAAAACAAGTGTAGAAGCATAAAGGTTGAAGACAGAAATCATAATGTAAGGATGCAGAAAGCAAACAGAACTCACTGGGTCTCTAACTTTAACTTGAATCAAGATGGcctttatttaaagtttataATCTTATGTAGATTTAACTCCACCAACCAACACACACGGCAAGCTCAGTGTTTGTCAGTAAAATACTTGGTAACCCATCATCAtgcctgttttttattgtaCACTCATTAGCAAAAAAATGAGGTGACTTTTTATGTATAGGCACTTGTTTTGTGCAGTTAggttttctttttacttcacagaaaataaatgacaaacataCACATAAATGTGTAGGCGTgattgaatttttaatttgatcttTTTTCAAGGAAATCCAAAGGGGCAAAAAAGTATGATTCCCAGTCTGAGAAGGTTTAATGATGGAAGTAaaagacatttcatttttcaacaaAATCACGTTGCATACATGTCAGACACATGAGTCCTCAGTCTGTGATGTTTTGGTCTGTCATCAGGTTTGAACCCCAAAGAGATTATATGGATGTATATCAAGGACAATCTACTGTGTACTGCTTTGTGTGAAGCTGTCACAGATGTGGTTTCAGGATGGGAAATAGAATAAATGCAGCAagtttcaaatgtttttatgttttttgaagaaaaaaatgggaaaatctATCCAGTAATAAAATGCACACTCTGCACACAGACAATGTGACAATATTGTGTTACATTCTTGTTTAATTCACTTGTACATATTAAAAGAGTGATTATAAATGTAAGACAAAATCATATTTGCCTCATTTTTTTCCATATGAGTGTAGAAACAGCCATGCGAGCATTCAGCATTGCTTAGATGTATTACAAGAAGGATTTACCTCTTGTAGCCTAACAGGATAGAGTTCAGGGGAGGGCatgtgagaggaggaggagaaggaggcagaggagggacAGAGGCTATGAGGAGAACTGTCCACGTTAAGAAGATCGGGTTCGCTGATATGGAGAAATTCCTGTTTAAAAAGTTCATCTAAGTTAATTAATCAATTGGAAGGAAGTTTTTTGTTGAGTGCTTCTCCTGGGGTTGTGACATTACAGGACTCTGCTCACCTCTTTGGTGACGCTGTTGGGCTTTGGGAAGTTCCTTCCGCCGATCAAAGCATGGTACCTCTTTTCCAGTGAGCACAACCTCTCCTGCTCCTGAAGACAGGACCAGTATGAACACATTTGCTGTTTGCTATGTTTTACTGTCATGAAGTAAAAACATATCTCCTATATATTAACAATGACATGCTAACTTTGTGTAACAGCTGCAGAGTCATTGTCCTGTCTTTAGCCATCTTCTCACAGTCTTGAGCTGCCTGTAGACCCAACTGCTTCACCTGAGCTTCCAGAGCTCCCATCTTCTCCTGCAAAAATATCCGAATCTTGATGTCattattataatgtattttatcaTGTTATTAATCATATTTTACACAAATTTACCCCCACCTTCCTCTGGGTCACACTGCAGTGATATTCAGCACGCTCCTGAAGGATCTGCGAGCTCTGagtctccttcttctcctccaaactgctctcctcctccagctggcaGAACTCCAGTTCCTCAAACTGCTTGGTCCCAACTTCCAGAGCCTCTGTCTTCTATCCAGCACAGATATGCATGTAGTCATTTGCACCATTTGAGATTATTCAAGCAAATCAGGCTGGCGGTGTTCTCTAGCTTTTTATTCACAAGGTTCCAATAGAAAGACACAACTCTGATTTCTCTGAGTGACAAGTGCCATGCATGTGATGAACACGTAGCATTTATTGATTTGGGGTTGAAAAGAAATCCCTAACAAATGCACTTTTTGTTCAGCATTTGTTAAaaactctttaaaaaataaGATGCAAATCATAAAATTTTGAAGATTCATACCTTCAGTAGTAACTGCTGGTTCCACTAACAACACCAGAACATGACTACAGATGGACTAATGCATTTTTAGTTTCAGTATTTTCATTGGATTTGTTCATATTATACAATCAAATTCTACAGTGCTCTGCTCATTAATATAAAGTGTGGGGATGTGAATGGGGACAATTGTGGTAATAAGCATGCAAACTTTTAGTGCAAAGCTGTTAATGAAGTTATGAATCATTACTAATTGCTTTAAAAACTCCAAGCACCTAGAATGGGGGACCAGAAGAGATTAAGCTGGAGCTGCAGAAGCGTTGCTGACCATTAAGTCATATTCACAAAAGAAGCTGACAGTAAAccttaaatgtttaaatcatgAAGGTGAAACAGCGGGAAACACACAGTCTGCATATCTGTGAGTAGCTCTGAGTGCTTCCAATCGGAGTCAGTAACTGGGGCTGTTTCTTTGCGGACCATACAGTACTGTGGTATTTGGTATGTTATAACTCACTGTTGCCAGCCAGTGGGCTGCGTGAGAACACTGACCCTGCTGAGCTGCTCCTGTAACTGTTCCCTTAGAGACAAGGGGCACTTATCAAACTGCCTCTTCAGCTCATTGCATTCATTCCTCTGCTTTTCCAGGGCCTTCCGCTCAGCCGACACATTAGCCCTCCCCTAAAAACAtagaaacacatacacacatatgcaccATTGGgttcacccacacacacacagatacacagaaaaaaaaaatcacaaacaacTCAGGTCCATGCAGGCGAGGTTCAAAGCAGGCAGCAGCAGTTAAAGTATTAGAGGACTGAAGCAGAAATTAGACAGGTAGTGGGTTTAGGGGTTGGTTTCACACAGGTTGGAGACatatgttttgtgttgtgtgttggtcAAATCCAGCTGAATAGGTTTTTATCTTTTGAAGCAGAAAAACCAACAGACATATTACAGAGATAAGAAAGTCCTAACAAAGCAATCCACAAGTGCTGTATATctacatgtttgtgtgcattcaGTAAGGAGTGAGATCTTATGTATTGAAACAGAGGAACATGTCCGTCGTTCACGTGCAAAAGCACTTCACATTGTTTCCTCccaccttctccttctctctctgggTGGCTTTGTCCAGCTGGCTGAGTTTGAGCTGTAGCTGAGACATGATCTCCTTCTCAGCCTCCACCTGTTCCTGCTCAGCCTGCCTCTCGGCCTGAAGCAGGGCCTGCTCCATTTCCACCTTTATACAGATTTGGAGTTAAACAGTGAAGACAACACTAAAGAGGGATAAGTCCTCaattatgtctgtgtgtgatgacctCCTGTTTGGTCTCTTGtagctgctgctccagctcaCTGACTCTGTGTTTCAGGTCATCAACCCTGGCCAGGACCctgttcctctcctcttccaggTAGGCCTGTTCCTGGCTAGCTAACAGCTCTTCACACTGAGGGAAGATTTATATAGAAACCGTCTGATTCATACTGTAAGGTCAAAACAAATATCATGACACACCTCTTCTTTTCACTGTTGATATATGAATGAACTACCTCTTGATGTGTGCTCTCGGTACTGCTGGACTCCTCCCTCTGGGCCTCCGCATCTTTTTCTCTTGCCCTCTGGAGTCTATCCATTCCCTGAATTGACATCCCAGCACTTGCATCTAAATGGTTTCTCATGGTGGTCCCCAGCAGTCTGCTCCTCACCTTCTCATCCAGCCCTTCAGGGCCATCCTCCTGATTATACTCCGCACACATATTGAGGATGGTCTCCAGCCGGTGCCGCTCCTGCAGAAGAGatgtgagacacaaacatgCCTTCCTAGGTTACAGATCAGATTACAGATCAGCTTCCAGTGTCCTTGTGTGACATTGTCCCATTTAGACAGCTGCCCATTTCGTCCATGCGCTGGCACAGGACAACTGCAAGCTGATAGCAGGTGGGCTGGAGCTGATGTAGTTTGTTTTGTTAGAAGGGGAGTTCATAGTAAAACCTGTCAGAGGTGGAATtgtgaatgaaaacacaaactgacTCTGAGACTGTTAGAAGTAACTGTGACGGGACTGAATGTTTGCTGTGCCAACTATGCCAAGAACCAGTATACCAAATGTTGGCCCTTCATTTCATTGACAGTAAAAcctttttgtctctctcttctCATTTGCATGTCTATGATTTATTCCtgttgtctctttctttctttgtgatAAACCAGGAAAGTCATTGTAGATCGCATTGTGGATGTGAACAGTTGATATGATAGACCATTAAGACTAAACCTCTAACACCAATGCCCTGGTTAAAAGGTGCAAGAGCACCTGTATTGTCTATGGTCCCTGAGAAGAGTAACCCTGGCTGCTGTCCTTCTACATGTGTTCTGAGGGGAGCAACCTTACCAACAATATGCTGGTGTTGTTTAAGAGCTGTTCTCAGGCTGACAGGAAGACTCTGGAAAGAGTCAGGAAGTCAGCACAGAAGATTGTAGGTGTACTGTTATCCTCTCTGACATCTACAACACCAGATGTCTGCGTAGGGCCACAAGCATCACCAGTGACCGTTTACACCCCGCCCCACAGCCCGTTCTCACTGCTGCCCTCTGGGAAGAGGTACAGGTCCATTGAGGCCCAGAcctccagactgacaaacacgTTTTATTCAAGCATGATCAGAGTACTGAACACAGTAGTCCGAAAGTAAAGGTTTATATGTTGGAAGTCCGCCCCAGTTAGGAACCCAGTGCAATGTCCTTTTCCCAATAGCTGCTACTGAGCCCTCTGCCACACAGTACACCGTACAATCTTGAGGgctcattgtaaatatattctcataattgcttgttttttgtaCCTGTGTcttgcttttgttgttttttgttttgtttttcttgtttgtaaTTGGAATTACTTTATACTTAAACCTTTTGCACAGAGAGTTGTCAAAGAATTTTTTGTACACTTGTGTATAATGACATTtaaggcattctattctattctattctattctattctattctattctattctattctattctattctattctataaaGGAGGCGTAGTTCTCAATATAAAAGGATGTACACGCTGGTTTGTAAGAAAATGTATTCACATGAGCAAGCAGATTTTCAATTAAGGACCATAACTCAAGCAATGGCAGTAATTTTCAAATTCAATCTGCCACGGAACTTATTAAAGCTCTCTCAAAAATTCCATTTGCATATGTTTAAGCTTTTAATGGATTTATTCCTTTGTGATTCACCTTATTAGTATTGATCTACTTACCCAAAACAACATGCAGTTTAAGATATTGTTGTAAGTGAGGAAATTCCAAACACTGATCACAAGCAAAAACGCAAATCCCGACATCCTTCTCTTGTGACATATCTGTTCGTTATCTGTTCAGTGTTTACCTTATTTAAGGACAGGCTATTGGTTCACTCAACACAAAAGTAGAGGAacttaaacacaaacatgctcCATAAAGTGTCTAAAAAGCAGTCAGCCCCTGCAGACTtactcagacacacactgttGGTCACTCTTATTTTGTTACCAGAAACCATTTGGTTCCTTAAATAGTATGTGAGCATGGAAGTCCAGGAATTACaccaccactcctcccccccaACATCCTTTCAGCTGTCAGACGTAAACTATGGTGGGGGCTAAAGAATGGTAGAGGTGGATGTGGACTAAAGATGAATAACAAGTATGCAGTCTATGGTTTATGATCTAGTGTGGTACGAGTAAGACAGAGCCTTCAGGCAAGGAGCGACAACAGCAAAACTAAAAACCCCTgtgtttttgataaaaatagTGACTCGTCCTTCAGTCTGCACCTAAAGACTTGTGAAGGAATGCTTCTGGAGTCACGTGGGCAGATGGTTCCAGTAATGCTCAGGAGAGATGAGCTAATGGCCGCATGCCAGGAGATTTAGACGAGATATCTGAACACACATGGCGTCCGCCAGGCCAACAGTCGCAGCACCTTCTCAAGTTAATGCTCTTCACAGTTAGGGTGTTGGTGGACCTTAAAGCGACTTGTCTCATCATCTGTGTTGTGTGGTTTTACCGCTAAAAAGTGCTGTAAGTCTGTTTGAACCAGTAGCAGCGGACATACCAGTACCGTTTGTAACAGATGACTGATGTCAGCCTGCATTCATCTTTCAGAGACCCTGCTGCTGAGTGGAGGGAAACAACACTGACAACATTTAGACTTTAATAGgaaactaaattaaatataattaagcatagctatttaaaaaaatccaggaaacaatgTAAAAACTCATTTTGTACAGGTCGaaaaacaaatttgtcaaaCATTTTAATCAGTCATATTTAAAGGTGATATTTTTATTCGGATTTCACTGCTTACCCTGTGTTTTGGGACATCTAATCAGAAGGGGTATTTTTTTAgagatacagtacatgtgtacatcaaaacacaaataagtTGTCGGGCCACCAGAACCAGAATTCCACTGATGATTCTGTGAGTATGGGCTGTTTATAAAATGTTTCACGGACAGTTTTTTGCTAATGAACGTGTGCTTGAATCCAGCTCTTGCTCTGCACCTGTCAGGATGTTTTAATGTTGCTCCTTTTAACTCTGCAAAAATTGATTTACAGCATATACAAATTCCACTGGTGCACTGGATAAAAGCTAAACCAACAGATGTAGAAAACAAACTGCAACagcaattttttatttatgacttCCTGCACAAAGTTCTCATCAGAACCCTGATTTGTACTGAACCTATCAT is part of the Antennarius striatus isolate MH-2024 chromosome 13, ASM4005453v1, whole genome shotgun sequence genome and harbors:
- the phldb1a gene encoding pleckstrin homology-like domain family B member 1 isoform X2, which codes for MDLHVSDKTDGPANMEHMSRNKVEHGRQMHQVLQSTPLDLIETGKSLKVQAERPHLVSLGSGRLSTAITLLPLLDGRTTLGSEGTDILLQGPDIAAQHCYIENNEGTITLYPCGHLCSVDGLVFTKPYRLSQGCMLCFGQSAFFRFNHPEEALRMKSMLPGGLSTTRTHPTGTDSHRVQNGNNQSFTTNGTLKTNSTAKNLQESLVLKVSSASGSGSSLLSVHQPSPTNMFNERNGSMKEDSIYENSSSFLAQSLGDKTPPVPARSVRATNSPVPHPRTSLKVASGGTSGVQRAQESPKLSRNLRADAASIISPDNRGSGPCPDSSFRASPIKFSPAVPLIPRVNGSSLQKRSPSPMRDQQLLHADAPQRLRTTELTGSTSPHMSNRGTLGQQGSASSLTSHGFMASHQAFPVLMAPAKSEAVKALYTQSQSPLFVEKEHGSRQLKPCAIMTSLCTLSGPSPLASPQSQRKTSGMTVTGPSCKEQTSLKPYTRERKNSITEISDNEDELLEYHRWQREERLREQEMEKLERHRLETILNMCAEYNQEDGPEGLDEKVRSRLLGTTMRNHLDASAGMSIQGMDRLQRAREKDAEAQREESSSTESTHQECEELLASQEQAYLEEERNRVLARVDDLKHRVSELEQQLQETKQEVEMEQALLQAERQAEQEQVEAEKEIMSQLQLKLSQLDKATQREKEKGRANVSAERKALEKQRNECNELKRQFDKCPLSLREQLQEQLSRTEALEVGTKQFEELEFCQLEEESSLEEKKETQSSQILQERAEYHCSVTQRKEKMGALEAQVKQLGLQAAQDCEKMAKDRTMTLQLLHKEQERLCSLEKRYHALIGGRNFPKPNSVTKEEFLHISEPDLLNVDSSPHSLCPSSASFSSSSHMPSPELYPVRLQEEYLRLSDVYKMYGNASMQPHVSSPAALHCLSLAVAPCEEYITVSQLSQIFGIQRLDSSSSSSVPSFQLASSESTFSSHSTACGPSSFFSAQSQPDLHRNAMPPINLERWYQDIMAAGEPQPCPPPLPAKSFSTRRQGKLLKSKSDGEVGQASSCCAAAFPDSCSVTHDKNTTTKGLQLLLREMSNPLDMDPRSQLAQNKDHSPTVHHSILHHQSPPSGHQAYDTLSLESSDSIETSVSTGNSACTPESASGLEAQRIEEMEKMLKEAQQEKARLIENREREVQARRQMLEEERRRREEAEKRLRDETAHRQRLVEEEVKMREKHFSQARPMTRYLPNLKEEFDLRAHVESSGHSIDTCPFIILTEKMCKGHLVKMGGKIKSWKKRWFVFDRMKRNFSYYVDKHENKLKGLIYFQAIEEVYYDHLRSATKSPNPSLTFCVKTHDRLYYMVAPSPEAMRIWMDVIVTGAEGYTQFMT
- the phldb1a gene encoding pleckstrin homology-like domain family B member 1 isoform X1, which encodes MDLHVSDKTDGPANMEHMSRNKVEHGRQMHQVLQSTPLDLIETGKSLKVQAERPHLVSLGSGRLSTAITLLPLLDGRTTLGSEGTDILLQGPDIAAQHCYIENNEGTITLYPCGHLCSVDGLVFTKPYRLSQGCMLCFGQSAFFRFNHPEEALRMKSMLPGGLSTTRTHPTGTDSHRVQNGNNQSFTTNGTLKTNSTAKNLQESLVLKVSSASGSGSSLLSVHQPSPTNMFNERNGSMKEDSIYENSSSFLAQSLGDKTPPVPARSVRATNSPVPHPRTSLKVASGGTSGVQRAQESPKLSRNLRADAASIISPDNRGSGPCPDSSFRASPIKFSPAVPLIPRVNGSSLQKRSPSPMRDQQLLHADAPQRLRTTELTGSTSPHMSNRGTLGQQGSASSLTSHGFMASHQAFPVLMAPAKSEAVKALYTQSQSPLFVEKEHGSRQLKPCAIMTSLCTLSGPSPLASPQSQRKTSGMTVTGPSCKEQTSLKPYTRERKNSITEISDNEDELLEYHRWQREERLREQEMEKLERHRLETILNMCAEYNQEDGPEGLDEKVRSRLLGTTMRNHLDASAGMSIQGMDRLQRAREKDAEAQREESSSTESTHQECEELLASQEQAYLEEERNRVLARVDDLKHRVSELEQQLQETKQEVEMEQALLQAERQAEQEQVEAEKEIMSQLQLKLSQLDKATQREKEKGRANVSAERKALEKQRNECNELKRQFDKCPLSLREQLQEQLSRKTEALEVGTKQFEELEFCQLEEESSLEEKKETQSSQILQERAEYHCSVTQRKEKMGALEAQVKQLGLQAAQDCEKMAKDRTMTLQLLHKEQERLCSLEKRYHALIGGRNFPKPNSVTKEEFLHISEPDLLNVDSSPHSLCPSSASFSSSSHMPSPELYPVRLQEEYLRLSDVYKMYGNASMQPHVSSPAALHCLSLAVAPCEEYITVSQLSQIFGIQRLDSSSSSSVPSFQLASSESTFSSHSTACGPSSFFSAQSQPDLHRNAMPPINLERWYQDIMAAGEPQPCPPPLPAKSFSTRRQGKLLKSKSDGEVGQASSCCAAAFPDSCSVTHDKNTTTKGLQLLLREMSNPLDMDPRSQLAQNKDHSPTVHHSILHHQSPPSGHQAYDTLSLESSDSIETSVSTGNSACTPESASGLEAQRIEEMEKMLKEAQQEKARLIENREREVQARRQMLEEERRRREEAEKRLRDETAHRQRLVEEEVKMREKHFSQARPMTRYLPNLKEEFDLRAHVESSGHSIDTCPFIILTEKMCKGHLVKMGGKIKSWKKRWFVFDRMKRNFSYYVDKHENKLKGLIYFQAIEEVYYDHLRSATKSPNPSLTFCVKTHDRLYYMVAPSPEAMRIWMDVIVTGAEGYTQFMT